In the genome of Paraburkholderia azotifigens, the window GCGGGCCACGAGTCTTAAGCTGTTGTTTGGTCATCGCACTTTGACTGTTTTTGACGGTTCCCGCTGACCCGCCAGCTACTTTCTTTGGCATTTGTGTTTCCTCGGACACACTGACTGCTGAAGCCGCCGCTTGATTGGCAGTTTTGGCGGCAGGCGGCGCGGGCGCTTCGGACTCTGCGTCGACTGCTTCATTGATTTGAACGAAGTCGAGCGGTGACTTCAGACGGGCGATGGTCTCCTCCGTGAGCGCAGGGTTAGGCTGGTCAAAGAAGCCATGCGGTAACCCGAGCGTGGTTTCCATGTGAAAGGCAGTCTCAGGCGTGAATCTTTCACCTTTCAATAACTCAGCCACGCGCCCCATGTTCGATTCGAGTGCGATGGCGATATTCTCTGCGCCCACAGCGTTGACCAGAAACTGGAACGACCGTGTCGCGAAGATAGAGGCAATCTGGGCGGAGTCTTTGGCAGACGCCTTCACGTACGATGGTCTTTGCCGTTGAGGCGGAGAAATTTTCTCATGATGAGGTTGGCCTTGGCCTTGGCCGTGGCGTCGGGGTCCCGCATATCGCCCGCGGGCTTGGCTCATAGAATGCGGCTCCATGCGGTGTGGATTCTGGATATTCCAATTATAGACGAGCCGGTGTGGCAAAAAACAGCCGGTCAGCGGACGTATCCAGTACTGACAGCTGACATGCAGTTCACGCCCGATGAACGTTCCTGCATGGCTGCTGCCGATGTGCGGAACATGTGGGCAATCCGGTGGGACGGGCCTTTGAGCGGTCACCCATGACGCCCGCCTGGCAATCGTATGCAAGAGTCGTCGACAATCAAACGCAACAGCCGCTCTATATGGCAGGCCCAAGCTACGCAACGCCTTAACCTGCATACAAAGCTAACGGTTGCGTGGTTTCTTGATTGATCCGCGAGCTAAATCGCGAAGTTCGACGTCGATCGCCGCGCCTAGCCTGTGCATCAGCTTCTCGCCATTGCGCGATCTGCTCGGGCGTAATGCTGGCGATAACATCTGGATGGTGTACTGCCATCCGCACAGTTCGCCCCGCCTTCCGAACCTCTCGGTAGGCTAAAATCGGGATGCGGCGGATGTACCGCCAACACTCGTATTCGATTTTGCTGATGTTGAGGCGCGCGGGAACGGCGTCTGCCTTGATGAGGCTCTGTTCGAATGCGGCGTCGGCTACGCGCTTCTCAAAGAGCCGTTGCCGGCGACTGACAGCACCATTGGACGGTCGAGGAGGCGGTGGCGCGATCTGCATCTTGTTCGACACCCGCGTCGATAGTGATGCTTTCTGAAGCCTTTTCGGATTCGGGTACCGGTCGCGAAAATATTGAAGTGAGAACGTTTCGGTGGCCGCAGTCGTGCTGCGTGACGCGATGTGACCCGATTGGGTGATGACCGAGGCATCCTATCGTGGACGGATCGCACGAATATCGGCGCTCGCACCGATCGAGGTGCGCCGCGCCAGGGAACCGATGTCGAACGGGTACTCAGACTGCGAGACGTAGAGGTTCCTGATGCTCGAAAAACAAGTTCCAGCCGCGCAGGTCCGGTATGCGGCGATGACCGATGAGGTGTTCAGCTGCCGACACTTCCTGACAAGGTAATTTGGGACGAGAGACGGTGCGTCGCAATTGAGAAACTTTGCCGCATCCTCGCGTTCGCGGATCCCAAAAAGGTTCTGAAAACAATCTACAAGCGCATCGGGATCTAGCCAATGTTGCGCGGCGACGATATGGCTGATGTGCTGCTCTGCTATACACGGCATTCAAGAACGCTCCCGGCAAGGACGAGTGTTCGCATCCATGGGGGTTTCATTGGACGTTCCGAGCTTTAGTCTGCGATGTCATCGCGTGTCCAGTGCGGCAGGATAGGCCACTCGACGGAACCTGCGTTTTCGCCCGTCAAGTCATGGACCGCACGAATTACGTAAGCGTGGCGTGGAAGCAGGTCGCGGTGAAGGTCGCGGACCAGGTTTTCGAACGGTATCTTGGAGTCGAAAAAGCCGCCGAGGTCGAGCTCTGTGTGAGCAATGCGAAAGCCACAGTCGAGATGGAATGGTTGCACCGGATAATTGACCAGCGTGCATGAGGAGCGGCTCGCGTAGACTACGAGTAGCTCAGCTCGAAACCGACGAAAGACCGGTCCTGCCAGCGTCTCATAGTCGAACATGACCCGCTGTTCTGCAGTGAGCATCATGCGAACGTCGTTGCACGTTGGGGCGTCAGTGAAGACTAGCGGTTCAAACGAGAAGTTTTCCGTGCTGGAATGGAAAATCCACGATTCATCAAATACAGCAGCGAGCGGGACCACGACGCAGTAGCGCTCCGCGACTAGCTCACGCATCGTATCTGGAAGCTCGGAGCTATGTAGCAGGAAGCACGTGTCGGGCTGCGCTTCGGCGTGTTCACGAGCGAGCGCGAGGGCCGGCGAGAGATTCCCGACGCGATGGCGTTTCGGAGCTAGGGCTACGCGCTCTTCGCTATTCCAAGTCCATGTGAAGTCTCGCAATGACCGCATCACCAGCGTGGCGTCAGGAACCGTATCTTGCACGTCCGCCGTGTTCCAGCCCGGAAATGTTTTTGCCAGAGCATGATTGAGGTGCTCGTTTGCGCAATCCTGCGCTGACTGCCACGATGCTGCATGCTGGGCGTGCCCCTCCATCGCGCGAAACAGCGTCACGCTCCGCTCGGCCAGAGTCAGGTATCGGCCGAGGCGGCGTTCGAAATACCGACGGAGTCCGATCCTTTTAGCGCGCCTGCGAAGTCGGGATTGTCTTCATATAGCCAGAACGCAATGGCGCCTGGCTCAACAAGATAAGAGAGGTACTCTGGGTTTCTGCGCACGAGGTCCCGGAGTAGGACGCTCGCATGGTTGAGCGCGATGAGCGCGAGTTGTGCAGCCGCAGGGGTAGGACTGTGTAAAATTACTGGCGTAAGTATTGTACGAACGAAAACAAAAAAATAGACCGCCAGCAAGGCTGGCCCCGAGATCTCGACACATAGCGCGACGTTTTAGCCGAGACAGGGTAGCTTGATGGCCCAGGCTGTATGCTTCCCTTGGACGCGGGAGCGCGCTCGATGTCCTGGAATTTCCTTGTGGCGTGTCGACGAGCTAGTGCGGTTGGATCGGGGCCATCCGTGACCGCATGAAATGGACTCGGGCCTTAAGACAGCATGTCTGCTATCCATGAGCCTGCGACTTCAGCCAATTGGGCCGGCACCGCGTTCCCGAGCTGACGCATAGCTTGCGACCAGGAACCCGTCGGTAGAAACGCGTCAGGCATCCCCTGAAGTCGGGCTGCTTCGCGTACCGTGAAGTGTCGGGCGCGCCCGTCGTCGAGAATGACCATATTTTCCCCTCCAGGCACGCCATGAACGCCGGCCTTCAGGGCTTTCGCGGGCGCGTCCAGTTCGCTTCCGGTATGCCCGGGATACTGCTTGCCGAACCCGCGCGGCTCGTGCCCACTAAGTCGGCCCGCAGGTGATGGTTCGCCAAGGCCAGCGAATGCATCGCGACAGGTTTGCCACGGTAGAACGTGCGGTTCATGACCGGACTCGGTGAGGGAGGAAAGCAGCTTTCGGTCGGCGTGACGGATAGTGCCCGGTCGGGAGAGACCGTGTCTCTGCCAGTACGTCCCGGACATCCACTTGTCCCAAACCAGTCTGGCGGCTGAGTGAGTTGGGGCGGGGAACGGGCGAAGGGTGCCAACGTCGCGCCGAATACCGGCAATCAGGACTCGCTCGCGCTTTTGGGCTGCGCCATAGTCGGCGGCATTCACGGGAATCATGGCTACTTCGTATGCCTCCGGAACTGCATCGGGATGTCCTCCGCGTTTCAAGGCGTCGACGATGCTAGCAAGGTACGGCGCGAACGAGGGACGAAGAAGTCCTTTCACGTTTTCAAACAGAAATGCACGCGGTCGCATTTGGCGGACCGCCCGGATTGCCTCGGGCCACATGTCTCGGTGGTCGGCTTTCCCCGCCGACAGGCCGCCAGCTGAGAAAGGTTGGCATGGAGGACCTCCTGCCACGAGATCGACGTTACTGAGCGCTGTCCAGTCGATGTTTCGTACGTCGTCTTCGAGAATCGATGGCGACGATTGCTCGGTATCTTCGACGAAGTGATGGCGTAACGTTGAGCACGCCTGCTTGTTGAATTCGGCCATCGCGACGTGATGGAAGCCAGCTTGCGACAGGCCTGTCGCCATCCCGCCGCATCCCGCGAAAAGTTCGGCGCAAGAAAACTGGCGTTCGGCAGGACGGTGGGTGTGGTGACGGGGCTCAGGCGGGTTGCCGTAAGAGCGCTGATGGGTTGTGGACATGGCACGAGTTCTGAAAGAAAACTCGTGTAGCCGCTGTTTTTAGCCGGGTGAGGCGGCGCGGTGAGGTGCGCCTTGAACAACGCATCTTGAGGCGTCTGTGGTGCGTCTGGATAGCCATAGCGCCCCGCAAAGGGGGCGGCGCCCGAAGACCAGACGGAGAAGATCGCCTGCGAGACTTCCGGCGTTCGGCCTACGACCGAAGATGAGCGCGATAGAGCGCCTCGCCGATTCGACGTACGAGCCCGACTACGAGCGCATTGCCCATCAACATTGCGCGCGTGACATCCGAAACGCCGGGGTGAGCGGTGAATCCGCGCGGAAATCCATTGAGTTGCTCCAGCTCCTCCGGTGTCAGCCGCCGGATACGTCCGCTCGCTTCCCGAATTGCATGTTTCGTTCTCGACGGCGAGCTCCCTCCTTCCGACGTGATAATGGTCCGAGCGGGCTTGTCGAGTGCGTCCGGAAATAGCATCGCGCCCTCGGAGTACGTGTAGTCAAAGCCGCCCTTGTTGCGCGGGATGGTTTTGGCTCCTTTGGTAGCTCTCCACGCGGCCTCCTGTTCCGGCTTCACGTAAAAGTCGGTGGCCACGAGCCCGGTTTGGTGAATGACGTCACCGAGCGTCAACGGGGCGGCGTGCCCGCAATACTCACTGAAGTCAGCGATTTGCGCGGCCCGCACACTGACGGTGTGGACACGCCCGCCGAGCATCAAGCCAGAGTTCGAGAAGCGGGATTTTCCGTTCGACAGAGGACGGTAGGACAGTTGCTCGTCGAAAGGGTCGGCGCGCAGCGTCAACGCTGGTTCGACCGCGTCAAGCGGATTAGTTACCTCGCATGGAAATGCCGACGTCAGGACAGAGGCTGGTTGCCATTGTGACGCGTTCGCGCCCAGGGTTGCCAACTGATGCTTGTAGATACTCGTGCTTTCGTGATACGCCACGATGAATGCTCGTCGACGTCGCTGGGCATGACCGTAGTCCGCCGCATTGATGATTCTCCATTCTGCTGCATATCCGAGAGAATTGAGCGTTGCAAGGATAACTGCGAAGTCGCGCCCTCGGCACGAAGCAGGCGACGCGAGTATGCGGTCGACATTCTCGAGAACAAGATATTTGACCGGCGTCCCGTTGTCCAGACATTGCCTGAGTAGCTGGGCGATCGACCACCACAGGACGCCTTTTTTCCCTGCGAGTCCATCGGATGACGAGAGCGGCTTGGCCACGCTGTAGTCTTGACACGGAAAACCTCCTACGAGCACGTCAGGACCGGCGTTACGGACGGCCTCGCGCCCAGACTCCGATGCGAGCACTGTGAAAATGTCCTGGTTGATATGCGCCCCCGTCGGCCAATGCTTCCGGTAGATGTCGCTTGCATGCTGACGTTTACGTGACGGTTCGAACTGATTCGAGAGCGTGACCTTGTACGGAGAGCCGTGCACCGCCTCGAGACCCAGGCGGAACCCGCCAACACCTGCGAACAGTTCCACCACGTTCAGTTGTTCCTTTGCTTGTTTCTCTTGCGCTGCCATCTTGTTTCCTCGTTGTGTTGGAAACAAGTGCAGCGATGCTTTTTATCGCGGTATCTCGAAGGTTGTTGGTTGCGGGGGGCAGCGCCGCTATCAAAGTCGCAGGGGGAATCGACAGCGCGCTGTTTAAGTAGTCCGGAAACCAGAGCCCGCGCACTGGCCTTATCTGTCAACGCACATACTGACCATTTGTTCCTGAGCGAGTGAATGCCTTTTCGGTGGATCGCAACACCTGTATCTGGCAAGTGCAACGCAGGGCTATGCTGAACAACGAGAAAGGCAACAACGTGGGGTATATCGTTTAAGTGTGGTCGACGACTCCCGATCCGTCGGCTAAGCGTGACCGTCAAATCGGCGAGAATTGAAAAGAACTAAAGGCGATAGAAAATTATTTGATAAGGAATTATTCATTTTCTATTTGCCAATTGATAAGCATTGCCATGTTTGTGTAATACCGTTAGTATGCGTCGCATTGCAATCGGGTGAGCGCAACGGAAATCCTACTGGGCGGAAACATGGAATTTAAGAAGTTTGAGGCAGCGGAACAGGGTGATTTGCTTCAGTTCGGGCGACTTGCCCGAGCTGGGGAGATGGTTGAAATTGCCGAAGGTGCGGCGGCGCTGCGTGCGAGTGCACCAGTTTTCGTGATGACAGTCGATCCCGCGAAATTGGCGCCGCACCTGGCTGGAGACGCGGGTATCGCCTTCGGCGCGTTCGAGTCGGATGCCTGCATTATTGTGACGGTGACCGTGCAACTGGGAGGTGCTCTCTTCAAATGGCTGGCTGATCCTACCGACTCTGAGGTTTGGAAAGCGATCGACAACATGAGGCGCACAGAGCAGATTGCATTTTCACTGGAGAGCGAT includes:
- the dcm gene encoding DNA (cytosine-5-)-methyltransferase → MAAQEKQAKEQLNVVELFAGVGGFRLGLEAVHGSPYKVTLSNQFEPSRKRQHASDIYRKHWPTGAHINQDIFTVLASESGREAVRNAGPDVLVGGFPCQDYSVAKPLSSSDGLAGKKGVLWWSIAQLLRQCLDNGTPVKYLVLENVDRILASPASCRGRDFAVILATLNSLGYAAEWRIINAADYGHAQRRRRAFIVAYHESTSIYKHQLATLGANASQWQPASVLTSAFPCEVTNPLDAVEPALTLRADPFDEQLSYRPLSNGKSRFSNSGLMLGGRVHTVSVRAAQIADFSEYCGHAAPLTLGDVIHQTGLVATDFYVKPEQEAAWRATKGAKTIPRNKGGFDYTYSEGAMLFPDALDKPARTIITSEGGSSPSRTKHAIREASGRIRRLTPEELEQLNGFPRGFTAHPGVSDVTRAMLMGNALVVGLVRRIGEALYRAHLRS
- a CDS encoding DNA cytosine methyltransferase, which translates into the protein MSTTHQRSYGNPPEPRHHTHRPAERQFSCAELFAGCGGMATGLSQAGFHHVAMAEFNKQACSTLRHHFVEDTEQSSPSILEDDVRNIDWTALSNVDLVAGGPPCQPFSAGGLSAGKADHRDMWPEAIRAVRQMRPRAFLFENVKGLLRPSFAPYLASIVDALKRGGHPDAVPEAYEVAMIPVNAADYGAAQKRERVLIAGIRRDVGTLRPFPAPTHSAARLVWDKWMSGTYWQRHGLSRPGTIRHADRKLLSSLTESGHEPHVLPWQTCRDAFAGLGEPSPAGRLSGHEPRGFGKQYPGHTGSELDAPAKALKAGVHGVPGGENMVILDDGRARHFTVREAARLQGMPDAFLPTGSWSQAMRQLGNAVPAQLAEVAGSWIADMLS